Proteins encoded in a region of the Populus alba chromosome 13, ASM523922v2, whole genome shotgun sequence genome:
- the LOC118044014 gene encoding myosin-9 isoform X3: MEAPAGGVDDMTKLSYLHEPGVLENLKTRYELNEIYTYTGNILIAINPFQRLPHLYDGHMMQQYKGAPFGELSPHVFAVADVAYRAMINERKSNSILVSGESGAGKTETTKMLMRYLAFLGGRAATEGRTVEQQVLESNPVLEAFGNAKTVRNNNSSRFGKFVEIQFDKHGRISGAAIRTYLLERSRVCQVSSPERNYHCFYLLCAAPQEEVEKYKLGSPKSFHYLNQTNCFELAGVSDAHDYLSTRRAMDIVGISAKEQEAIFRVVAAVLHIGNIDFSKGKEADSSVPKDDQAKFHLKTTAELLMCDPVALEDALCKRVMITPEEVIKRSLDPQSAVTSRDGLAKTVYSRLFDWIVDKINNSIGQDPDSKSLIGVLDIYGFESFKTNSFEQFCINFTNEKLQQHFNQHVFKMEQEEYTKEQIDWSYIEFVDNQDVLDLLEKKPGGIIALLDEACMFPKSTHETFSNKLYQTFKVHKRFIKPKLSRTDFTIAHYAGEVQYQSDHFLDKNKDYVVPEHQDLLNASRCPFVAGLFPRLPEETSKSSKFSSIGSRFKIQLQQLMDTLNSTEPHYIRCVKPNNLLKPAVFENINIMQQLRCGGVLEAIRISMAGYPTRRPFFEFINRFGLLAPEALEGSYDEKTVCKKILEKKGLKGFQIGKTKVFLRAGQMAELDARRAEVLNNAAKTIQGRIRTHYARKQFIALRKATIVVQSLWRGRLACKVYESIKREAAARKIQKHIRRYAARTAYKKLHISALLLQTGLRAMVARKEFRFRKRTKAATIIQARWHCHKAASYYKRLQRSAIITQTGWRCRVARRELRLLKMAARDTGALREAKDKLEKHVEELTWRLQLEKRLRTDLEEAKAQEVVKFQNSLEEMKNKIEEANALIIKEREAAKKAIDDAPPVIKETQVLVEDTKKIDSLTEEVENLKTTLDSEKQRADDTEKKYSEVKEISEERRKKLEETEKKVQQLQESLQRLEEKLTNLESENKVLRQQALSMTPNKYLSGRSRSIMQVILYNDLQSPSINHREHSEVDDKPQKSLNEKQQENQELLIRCVAQHLGFSGNRPIAACIIYKCLLQWRSFEVERTSVFDRIIQTIGHAIETQDNNDVLAYWLSNASTLLLLLQRTLKASGAAGMAPQRRRSSSATLFGRMTQSFRGAPQGVNLSLINGGINGGVDTLRQVEAKYPALLFKQQLTAYVEKIYGMIRDNLKKEISPLLGLCIQAPRTSRASLVKGARSVANAAAQQALIAHWQGIVKSLGSFLNTLKSNHVPPFLVRKVFTQIFSFINVQLFNSLLLRRECCSFSNGEYVKAGLAELEHWCYKATDEYAGSAWDELKHIRQAIGFLVIHQKPKKTLDEISHDLCPVLSIQQLYRISTMYWDDKYGTHSVSTDVISKMRVLMTEDSNNAVSNSFLLDDDSSIPFSVDDLSKSMEQIDIADIEPPPLIRENSGFSFLLPRCD, translated from the exons ATGGAAGCTCCTGCTGGTGGAGTTGATGACATGACAAAGCTTTCTTACTTGCATGAGCCTGGAGTTCTGGAGAATTTGAAAACGAGATACGAACTGAATGAGATCTAT ACATATACCGGAAATATTCTTATTGCCATTAATCCATTTCAAAGACTGCCTCATCTCTATGATGGCCACATGATGCAACAATACAAGGGAGCACCATTTGGAGAGCTGAGTCCTCATGTTTTTGCGGTTGCTGATGTTGCATACAG GGCAATGATCAATGAAAGGAAAAGCAATTCCATTTTGGTCAGTGGTGAAAGTGGTGCAGGTAAAACTGAGACCACGAAAATGCTTATGAGGTACcttgcatttttaggaggtcgAGCTGCCACCGAAGGACGGACCGTTGAACAACAAGTTCTTGAA TCAAATCCAGTCCTTGAAGCATTCGGGAATGCTAAAACTGTTAGAAATAACAACTCCAG CCGTTTTGGTAAATTTGTTGAGATCCAGTTTGACAAGCATGGAAGAATTTCTGGAGCTGCCATCAGAACTTACCTTTTAGAGAGATCTCGTGTTTGCCAAGTTTCCAGTCCTGAGCGCAACTACCACTGTTTTTACCTTCTTTGTGCCGCACCACAGGAG GAAGTAGAGAAGTACAAGTTGGGGAGCCCAAAATCATTCCACTATCTTAACCAGACAAATTGCTTTGAACTGGCTGGTGTAAGTGATGCCCATGACTATCTTTCCACTAGAAGAGCTATGGATATTGTTGGAATAAGTGCGAAGGAGCAG GAAGCAATTTTCAGAGTCGTTGCTGCAGTCCTTCATATTGGAAATATTGATTTTTCCAAGGGAAAAGAAGCTGATTCGTCCGTTCCTAAAGATGACCAGGCTAAATTCCATCTCAAAACAACAGCAGAGCTACTAAT gtgTGATCCTGTAGCCTTGGAAGATGCATTATGTAAGCGTGTTATGATCACCCCTGAGGAGGTCATCAAGAGAAGTCTTGATCCTCAAAGTGCAGTGACTAGCAGGGATGGTTTAGCTAAGACGGTTTATTCTCGTTTATTTGATTG GATAGTAGATAAGATTAATAATTCCATTGGACAAGATCCTGACTCAAAATCTCTGATTGGAGTCCTTGACATCTACGGTTTTGAAAGCTTTAAGACGAATAG CTTTGAGCAGTTCTGCATTAATTTCACAAACGAGAAGTTGCAGCAGCATTTCAACCAG CACGTCTTCAAAATGGAACAAGAGGAATACACAAAAGAGCAGATTGATTGGAGCTATATTGAGTTTGTCGATAATCAAGATGTCTTGGATCTTCTTGAAAAG AAACCAGGAGGTATAATAGCTCTCCTTGATGAAGCTTG CATGTTTCCAAAGTCAACGCATGAAACATTTTCAAATAAGCTTTATCAGACATTTAAAGTTCACAAGCGTTTTATCAAGCCAAAACTGTCTCGCACAGATTTCACCATCGCTCATTATGCTGGAGAG GTCCAGTATCAATCGGACCATTTTTTGGACAAGAACAAAGACTATGTGGTTCCTGAACATCAAGATTTGTTGAATGCTTCCAGATGTCCTTTCGTAGCTGGCCTGTTCCCTCGACTTCCAGAGGAGACAAGTAAATCTTCAAAGTTCTCTTCAATCGGTTCTCGTTTCAAG ATACAACTACAGCAACTAATGGATACATTAAATTCTACTGAACCTCACTACATTAGATGTGTAAAGCCAAACAATCTACTAAAACCTGCTGTATTTGAGAATATCAACATCATGCAGCAATTGCGATGCGGT GGTGTTTTAGAAGCAATTCGAATAAGTATGGCTGGATATCCTACTCGCCGCCCTTTCTTTGAATTCATAAATCGATTTGGACTTCTTGCCCCAGAGGCTTTGGAAGGAAG CTATGATGAAAAGACTGTTTGCAAAAAGATTTTGGAAAAGAAGGGGCTTAAAGGGTTCCAG ATAGGCAAAACAAAGGTTTTCTTGAGAGCTGGTCAGATGGCTGAATTGGATGCAAGGAGAGCTGAGGTACTCAACAACGCGGCAAAAACCATCCAGGGACGGATACGGACGCATTATGCTCGCAAACAGTTTATTGCATTGCGGAAGGCTACCATAGTGGTGCAATCACTATGGAGAG GAAGACTGGCTTGCAAAGTTTATGAAAGCATAAAGAGGGAGGCAGCTGCTAGAAAAATTCAGAAGCATATACGTAGATATGCAGCCAGAACAGCCTACAAGAAACTTCATATATCTGCGCTTCTCTTGCAAACAGGTTTAAGGGCAATGGTTGCTCGCAAGGAATTCAGATTTAGGAAGCGAACTAAAGCTGCAACCATTATTCAG GCCCGATGGCACTGTCATAAAGCTGCTTCCTACTATAAAAGGCTGCAGAGAAGTGCAATTATCACACAAACAGGATGGAGGTGTAGAGTTGCTAGGAGAGAGCTAAGGTTGCTCAAAATG GCTGCAAGAGACACAGGTGCACTACGAGAAGCCAAAGATAAGCTTGAAAAGCATGTAGAGGAACTCACATGGCGTTTGCAGCTGGAAAAACGTTTAAGG ACCGATTTGGAAGAAGCAAAAGCACAAGAAGTGGTGAAATTTCAGAATTCACttgaagaaatgaaaaacaaaatagaagaaGCGAATGCATTGATAATCAAGGAAAGGGAGGCTGCAAAGAAGGCTATTGATGACGCACCTCCTGTAATTAAAGAAACTCAAGTACTTGTTGAAGATACTAAGAAAATTGATTCTCTAACAGAAGAAGTAGAAAACCTAAAG ACAACGTTAGATTCTGAGAAACAAAGAGCTGATGATACTGAGAAGAAATACAGTGAAGTAAAAGAGATTAGTGAAGAAAGACggaagaaattggaagaaacagagaagaaggTTCAACAACTTCAGGAATCCTTGCAAAG GCTAGAAGAGAAACTTACCAACTTAGAGTCAGAGAATAAAGTCCTGCGGCAACAGGCTCTATCAATGACGCCCAACAAGTACCTCTCAGGACGCTCCAGATCAATTATGCAGGTAATTCTTTATAAT GATCTGCAAAGCCCTTCAATTAATCACAGGGAGCACTCTGAAGTAGATGATAAGCCACAAAAGTCATTAAATGAGAAACAACAGGAGAACCAGGAGTTGCTCATTCGCTGTGTTGCACAACACTTGGGATTTTCAGGGAACAGACCTATCGCTGCTTGTATCATATACAAGTGCCTTTTGCAGTGGAGATCGTTTGAAGTTGAGAGAACCAGTGTGTTTGATCGGATCATTCAGACCATAGGCCATGCAATTGAG ACCCAGGATAACAATGATGTCTTGGCCTATTGGCTATCCAATGCCTCAACACTCCTCTTACTGCTCCAACGCACATTGAAAGCAAGTGGTGCAGCAGGAATGGCTCCACAACGTCGACGATCATCATCAGCTACTCTATTTGGAAGAATGACTCAG AGTTTTCGTGGAGCTCCACAAGGAGTCAATCTATCCTTAATCAATGGGGGCATTAATGGTGGAGTGGACACATTGCGGCAAGTTGAAGCCAAGTATCCAGCTTTGCTTTTCAAGCAGCAGCTTACAGCATATGTAGAAAAAATTTATGGAATGATTCGGGATAATCTAAAGAAAGAAATCTCTCCTTTGCTTGGATTGTGCATCCAG GCACCAAGAACATCCAGAGCAAGTTTAGTGAAGGGGGCGCGTTCAGTTGCCAATGCTGCAGCCCAGCAAGCCCTGATTGCTCACTGGCAAGGAATAGTGAAGAGCCTTGGAAGCTTCTTAAACACTTTGAAGTCAAATCAT GTGCCGCCATTTTTAGTTCGTAAGGTGTTCACTCAGATATTTTCCTTCATCAATGTTCAACTATTCAACAG CCTTTTATTAAGAAGAGAATGCTGTTCATTTAGTAATGGTGAATATGTTAAAGCTGGGCTGGCTGAATTGGAACATTGGTGCTACAAAGCAACGGATGAG TATGCAGGTTCAGCCTGGGATGAGCTCAAGCATATTAGACAGGCTATCGGGTTTCTG GTCATTCATCAAAAGCCAAAGAAAACATTGGATGAAATAAGCCATGACCTGTGCCCA GTTCTAAGTATCCAGCAGCTATACCGAATCAGTACCATGTACTGGGACGACAAGTATGGCACACACAGTGTGTCGACGGAT GTTATATCCAAAATGAGGGTGTTGATGACAGAAGATTCAAATAATGCAGTTAGCAATTCTTTCCTGCTGGATGATGATTCAAG CATTCCATTTTCAGTTGATGACTTGTCGAAGTCCATGGAACAAATTGACATCGCTGACATCGAACCACCACCTCTGATTCGTGAAAACTCTGGCTTTAGTTTCTTGCTGCCACGCTGTGATTAA
- the LOC118044014 gene encoding myosin-9 isoform X2: MEAPAGGVDDMTKLSYLHEPGVLENLKTRYELNEIYTYTGNILIAINPFQRLPHLYDGHMMQQYKGAPFGELSPHVFAVADVAYRAMINERKSNSILVSGESGAGKTETTKMLMRYLAFLGGRAATEGRTVEQQVLESNPVLEAFGNAKTVRNNNSSRFGKFVEIQFDKHGRISGAAIRTYLLERSRVCQVSSPERNYHCFYLLCAAPQEEVEKYKLGSPKSFHYLNQTNCFELAGVSDAHDYLSTRRAMDIVGISAKEQEAIFRVVAAVLHIGNIDFSKGKEADSSVPKDDQAKFHLKTTAELLMCDPVALEDALCKRVMITPEEVIKRSLDPQSAVTSRDGLAKTVYSRLFDWIVDKINNSIGQDPDSKSLIGVLDIYGFESFKTNSFEQFCINFTNEKLQQHFNQHVFKMEQEEYTKEQIDWSYIEFVDNQDVLDLLEKKPGGIIALLDEACMFPKSTHETFSNKLYQTFKVHKRFIKPKLSRTDFTIAHYAGEVQYQSDHFLDKNKDYVVPEHQDLLNASRCPFVAGLFPRLPEETSKSSKFSSIGSRFKIQLQQLMDTLNSTEPHYIRCVKPNNLLKPAVFENINIMQQLRCGGVLEAIRISMAGYPTRRPFFEFINRFGLLAPEALEGSYDEKTVCKKILEKKGLKGFQIGKTKVFLRAGQMAELDARRAEVLNNAAKTIQGRIRTHYARKQFIALRKATIVVQSLWRGRLACKVYESIKREAAARKIQKHIRRYAARTAYKKLHISALLLQTGLRAMVARKEFRFRKRTKAATIIQARWHCHKAASYYKRLQRSAIITQTGWRCRVARRELRLLKMAARDTGALREAKDKLEKHVEELTWRLQLEKRLRTDLEEAKAQEVVKFQNSLEEMKNKIEEANALIIKEREAAKKAIDDAPPVIKETQVLVEDTKKIDSLTEEVENLKTTLDSEKQRADDTEKKYSEVKEISEERRKKLEETEKKVQQLQESLQRLEEKLTNLESENKVLRQQALSMTPNKYLSGRSRSIMQVILYNRAESHIPVDAARASLDLQSPSINHREHSEVDDKPQKSLNEKQQENQELLIRCVAQHLGFSGNRPIAACIIYKCLLQWRSFEVERTSVFDRIIQTIGHAIETQDNNDVLAYWLSNASTLLLLLQRTLKASGAAGMAPQRRRSSSATLFGRMTQSFRGAPQGVNLSLINGGINGGVDTLRQVEAKYPALLFKQQLTAYVEKIYGMIRDNLKKEISPLLGLCIQAPRTSRASLVKGARSVANAAAQQALIAHWQGIVKSLGSFLNTLKSNHVPPFLVRKVFTQIFSFINVQLFNSLLLRRECCSFSNGEYVKAGLAELEHWCYKATDEYAGSAWDELKHIRQAIGFLVIHQKPKKTLDEISHDLCPVLSIQQLYRISTMYWDDKYGTHSVSTDVISKMRVLMTEDSNNAVSNSFLLDDDSSIPFSVDDLSKSMEQIDIADIEPPPLIRENSGFSFLLPRCD; the protein is encoded by the exons ATGGAAGCTCCTGCTGGTGGAGTTGATGACATGACAAAGCTTTCTTACTTGCATGAGCCTGGAGTTCTGGAGAATTTGAAAACGAGATACGAACTGAATGAGATCTAT ACATATACCGGAAATATTCTTATTGCCATTAATCCATTTCAAAGACTGCCTCATCTCTATGATGGCCACATGATGCAACAATACAAGGGAGCACCATTTGGAGAGCTGAGTCCTCATGTTTTTGCGGTTGCTGATGTTGCATACAG GGCAATGATCAATGAAAGGAAAAGCAATTCCATTTTGGTCAGTGGTGAAAGTGGTGCAGGTAAAACTGAGACCACGAAAATGCTTATGAGGTACcttgcatttttaggaggtcgAGCTGCCACCGAAGGACGGACCGTTGAACAACAAGTTCTTGAA TCAAATCCAGTCCTTGAAGCATTCGGGAATGCTAAAACTGTTAGAAATAACAACTCCAG CCGTTTTGGTAAATTTGTTGAGATCCAGTTTGACAAGCATGGAAGAATTTCTGGAGCTGCCATCAGAACTTACCTTTTAGAGAGATCTCGTGTTTGCCAAGTTTCCAGTCCTGAGCGCAACTACCACTGTTTTTACCTTCTTTGTGCCGCACCACAGGAG GAAGTAGAGAAGTACAAGTTGGGGAGCCCAAAATCATTCCACTATCTTAACCAGACAAATTGCTTTGAACTGGCTGGTGTAAGTGATGCCCATGACTATCTTTCCACTAGAAGAGCTATGGATATTGTTGGAATAAGTGCGAAGGAGCAG GAAGCAATTTTCAGAGTCGTTGCTGCAGTCCTTCATATTGGAAATATTGATTTTTCCAAGGGAAAAGAAGCTGATTCGTCCGTTCCTAAAGATGACCAGGCTAAATTCCATCTCAAAACAACAGCAGAGCTACTAAT gtgTGATCCTGTAGCCTTGGAAGATGCATTATGTAAGCGTGTTATGATCACCCCTGAGGAGGTCATCAAGAGAAGTCTTGATCCTCAAAGTGCAGTGACTAGCAGGGATGGTTTAGCTAAGACGGTTTATTCTCGTTTATTTGATTG GATAGTAGATAAGATTAATAATTCCATTGGACAAGATCCTGACTCAAAATCTCTGATTGGAGTCCTTGACATCTACGGTTTTGAAAGCTTTAAGACGAATAG CTTTGAGCAGTTCTGCATTAATTTCACAAACGAGAAGTTGCAGCAGCATTTCAACCAG CACGTCTTCAAAATGGAACAAGAGGAATACACAAAAGAGCAGATTGATTGGAGCTATATTGAGTTTGTCGATAATCAAGATGTCTTGGATCTTCTTGAAAAG AAACCAGGAGGTATAATAGCTCTCCTTGATGAAGCTTG CATGTTTCCAAAGTCAACGCATGAAACATTTTCAAATAAGCTTTATCAGACATTTAAAGTTCACAAGCGTTTTATCAAGCCAAAACTGTCTCGCACAGATTTCACCATCGCTCATTATGCTGGAGAG GTCCAGTATCAATCGGACCATTTTTTGGACAAGAACAAAGACTATGTGGTTCCTGAACATCAAGATTTGTTGAATGCTTCCAGATGTCCTTTCGTAGCTGGCCTGTTCCCTCGACTTCCAGAGGAGACAAGTAAATCTTCAAAGTTCTCTTCAATCGGTTCTCGTTTCAAG ATACAACTACAGCAACTAATGGATACATTAAATTCTACTGAACCTCACTACATTAGATGTGTAAAGCCAAACAATCTACTAAAACCTGCTGTATTTGAGAATATCAACATCATGCAGCAATTGCGATGCGGT GGTGTTTTAGAAGCAATTCGAATAAGTATGGCTGGATATCCTACTCGCCGCCCTTTCTTTGAATTCATAAATCGATTTGGACTTCTTGCCCCAGAGGCTTTGGAAGGAAG CTATGATGAAAAGACTGTTTGCAAAAAGATTTTGGAAAAGAAGGGGCTTAAAGGGTTCCAG ATAGGCAAAACAAAGGTTTTCTTGAGAGCTGGTCAGATGGCTGAATTGGATGCAAGGAGAGCTGAGGTACTCAACAACGCGGCAAAAACCATCCAGGGACGGATACGGACGCATTATGCTCGCAAACAGTTTATTGCATTGCGGAAGGCTACCATAGTGGTGCAATCACTATGGAGAG GAAGACTGGCTTGCAAAGTTTATGAAAGCATAAAGAGGGAGGCAGCTGCTAGAAAAATTCAGAAGCATATACGTAGATATGCAGCCAGAACAGCCTACAAGAAACTTCATATATCTGCGCTTCTCTTGCAAACAGGTTTAAGGGCAATGGTTGCTCGCAAGGAATTCAGATTTAGGAAGCGAACTAAAGCTGCAACCATTATTCAG GCCCGATGGCACTGTCATAAAGCTGCTTCCTACTATAAAAGGCTGCAGAGAAGTGCAATTATCACACAAACAGGATGGAGGTGTAGAGTTGCTAGGAGAGAGCTAAGGTTGCTCAAAATG GCTGCAAGAGACACAGGTGCACTACGAGAAGCCAAAGATAAGCTTGAAAAGCATGTAGAGGAACTCACATGGCGTTTGCAGCTGGAAAAACGTTTAAGG ACCGATTTGGAAGAAGCAAAAGCACAAGAAGTGGTGAAATTTCAGAATTCACttgaagaaatgaaaaacaaaatagaagaaGCGAATGCATTGATAATCAAGGAAAGGGAGGCTGCAAAGAAGGCTATTGATGACGCACCTCCTGTAATTAAAGAAACTCAAGTACTTGTTGAAGATACTAAGAAAATTGATTCTCTAACAGAAGAAGTAGAAAACCTAAAG ACAACGTTAGATTCTGAGAAACAAAGAGCTGATGATACTGAGAAGAAATACAGTGAAGTAAAAGAGATTAGTGAAGAAAGACggaagaaattggaagaaacagagaagaaggTTCAACAACTTCAGGAATCCTTGCAAAG GCTAGAAGAGAAACTTACCAACTTAGAGTCAGAGAATAAAGTCCTGCGGCAACAGGCTCTATCAATGACGCCCAACAAGTACCTCTCAGGACGCTCCAGATCAATTATGCAGGTAATTCTTTATAAT AGGGCTGAGAGTCACATTCCAGTGGATGCTGCAAGAGCAAGTTTG GATCTGCAAAGCCCTTCAATTAATCACAGGGAGCACTCTGAAGTAGATGATAAGCCACAAAAGTCATTAAATGAGAAACAACAGGAGAACCAGGAGTTGCTCATTCGCTGTGTTGCACAACACTTGGGATTTTCAGGGAACAGACCTATCGCTGCTTGTATCATATACAAGTGCCTTTTGCAGTGGAGATCGTTTGAAGTTGAGAGAACCAGTGTGTTTGATCGGATCATTCAGACCATAGGCCATGCAATTGAG ACCCAGGATAACAATGATGTCTTGGCCTATTGGCTATCCAATGCCTCAACACTCCTCTTACTGCTCCAACGCACATTGAAAGCAAGTGGTGCAGCAGGAATGGCTCCACAACGTCGACGATCATCATCAGCTACTCTATTTGGAAGAATGACTCAG AGTTTTCGTGGAGCTCCACAAGGAGTCAATCTATCCTTAATCAATGGGGGCATTAATGGTGGAGTGGACACATTGCGGCAAGTTGAAGCCAAGTATCCAGCTTTGCTTTTCAAGCAGCAGCTTACAGCATATGTAGAAAAAATTTATGGAATGATTCGGGATAATCTAAAGAAAGAAATCTCTCCTTTGCTTGGATTGTGCATCCAG GCACCAAGAACATCCAGAGCAAGTTTAGTGAAGGGGGCGCGTTCAGTTGCCAATGCTGCAGCCCAGCAAGCCCTGATTGCTCACTGGCAAGGAATAGTGAAGAGCCTTGGAAGCTTCTTAAACACTTTGAAGTCAAATCAT GTGCCGCCATTTTTAGTTCGTAAGGTGTTCACTCAGATATTTTCCTTCATCAATGTTCAACTATTCAACAG CCTTTTATTAAGAAGAGAATGCTGTTCATTTAGTAATGGTGAATATGTTAAAGCTGGGCTGGCTGAATTGGAACATTGGTGCTACAAAGCAACGGATGAG TATGCAGGTTCAGCCTGGGATGAGCTCAAGCATATTAGACAGGCTATCGGGTTTCTG GTCATTCATCAAAAGCCAAAGAAAACATTGGATGAAATAAGCCATGACCTGTGCCCA GTTCTAAGTATCCAGCAGCTATACCGAATCAGTACCATGTACTGGGACGACAAGTATGGCACACACAGTGTGTCGACGGAT GTTATATCCAAAATGAGGGTGTTGATGACAGAAGATTCAAATAATGCAGTTAGCAATTCTTTCCTGCTGGATGATGATTCAAG CATTCCATTTTCAGTTGATGACTTGTCGAAGTCCATGGAACAAATTGACATCGCTGACATCGAACCACCACCTCTGATTCGTGAAAACTCTGGCTTTAGTTTCTTGCTGCCACGCTGTGATTAA